One window from the genome of Myripristis murdjan chromosome 6, fMyrMur1.1, whole genome shotgun sequence encodes:
- the hsf4 gene encoding heat shock factor protein 4 isoform X1 gives MQESPGAMGVDGSYASNVPAFLTKLWTLVEDPDTNHLICWSATGTSFHVFDQGRFAKEVLPKYFKHNNMASFVRQLNMYGFRKVVNIEQSGLVKPERDDTEFQHLYFLQGHEHLLEHIKRKVSIVKSEETKVRQEDLSKLLYEVQLLRTQQDNMECQMQDMKQQNEVLWREVVSLRQNHTQQQKVMNKLIQFLFSQMQSNTPSSVGLKRKLPLMLDDGSPSPPATKFSHSHPMEPLHEPFYIQSPSSESASCSTSGLTGGPIISDVTDMSQAGMALQMQPDETREKCMMLIKEEPVSPGVRGGAGKGGGVGGGEAVPLTSSCDVCSSEPPVLPVAMVQSVLEGRSSAASVGERRSKRAALDRVEVSDAVENVDMSLEELQQLLLRSHQQSAVEPGSTAVMDPFSLSLPLTEWNFTEMESNLNAIMINSVCVCVCLQYMFQNQEAEAFPATGCEEQ, from the exons ATGCAGGAGTCTCCGGGTGCCATGGGTGTGGATGGCAGCTACGCCAGCAACGTGCCGGCCTTCCTCACCAAGCTGTGGACCCTGGTGGAGGATCCCGACACCAACCACCTCATCTGCTGGAGCGCC actgggACGAGTTTCCACGTGTTTGACCAGGGACGCTTCGCCAAGGAAGTCCTGCCCAAATActtcaaacacaacaacatggcCAGCTTCGTCCGGCAGCTCAACATGT atggttTCCGTAAGGTCGTGAACATTGAGCAGAGCGGTCTGGTGAAACCTGAGCGAGACGACACAGAGTTCCAACATCTTTACTTCCTCCAGGGACACGAACACCTGCTGGAGCACATCAAGAGGAAG gtttcCATAGTGAAGAGCGAGGAGACAAAAGTCCGTCAGGAGGATCTCAGTAAACTGCTGTACGAGGTTCAGCTGCTGCGAACGCAACAGGACAACATGGAGTGTCAGATGCAAGACATGAAACA gcAGAACGAAGTCCTGTGGAGAGAGGTGGTGTCCCTGAGACAGaaccacacacagcagcagaaggTCATGAACAag ctgattcagtttctgttcagccAGATGCAGTCCAACACACCCAGCTCTGTAGGCCTGAAGAGAAAACT GCCCCTCATGCTGGACGATGGTTCCCCCAGCCCTCCTGCCACCAAATTCAGCCATAGTCACCCGATGGAGCCGCTCCATGAGCCCTTCTACATCCAGTCG ccATCCAGTGAGAGCGCCTCCTGCTCTACCAGCGGGCTGACCGGAGGGCCAATCATATCAGACGTCACCGACATGTCCCAGGCCGGCATGGCCCTCCAGATGCAGCCCGATGAGACCCG AGAGAAGTGCATGATGCTGATCAAAGAGGAGCCGGTGAGCCcgggagtgagaggaggagcagggaaagGAGGCGGTGTGGGAGGAGGCGAGGCCGTGCCGCTCACCTCCTCCTGTGACGTCTGCTCCTCGGAGCCGCCCGTCCTGCCCGTGGCCATGGTCCAGTCCGTTCTGGAGGGGCGGAGCTCGGCGGCCTCCGTGGGCGAGAGGAGGAGCAAGAGAGCCGCCCTGGACAG agtggaGGTGTCTGATGCGGTGGAGAATGTGGACATGagcctggaggagctgcagcagctgctacTGAGGAGCCATCAACAGAGCGCAGTGGAGCCTGGGAGCACTGCTGTTATGGAt cccttCAGTTTAAGCCTGCCTCTGACCGAGTGGAACTTCACAGAGATGGAGTCCAACCTCAA TGCAATCATgattaactctgtgtgtgtgtgtgtgtgtttacagtacaTGTTTCAGAACCAGGAAGCGGAGGCCTTCCCAGCGACTGGCTGTGAAGAGCAGTGA
- the hsf4 gene encoding heat shock factor protein 4 isoform X2, whose protein sequence is MQESPGAMGVDGSYASNVPAFLTKLWTLVEDPDTNHLICWSATGTSFHVFDQGRFAKEVLPKYFKHNNMASFVRQLNMYGFRKVVNIEQSGLVKPERDDTEFQHLYFLQGHEHLLEHIKRKVSIVKSEETKVRQEDLSKLLYEVQLLRTQQDNMECQMQDMKQQNEVLWREVVSLRQNHTQQQKVMNKLIQFLFSQMQSNTPSSVGLKRKLPLMLDDGSPSPPATKFSHSHPMEPLHEPFYIQSPSSESASCSTSGLTGGPIISDVTDMSQAGMALQMQPDETREKCMMLIKEEPVSPGVRGGAGKGGGVGGGEAVPLTSSCDVCSSEPPVLPVAMVQSVLEGRSSAASVGERRSKRAALDRVEVSDAVENVDMSLEELQQLLLRSHQQSAVEPGSTAVMDPFSLSLPLTEWNFTEMESNLKSYMFQNQEAEAFPATGCEEQ, encoded by the exons ATGCAGGAGTCTCCGGGTGCCATGGGTGTGGATGGCAGCTACGCCAGCAACGTGCCGGCCTTCCTCACCAAGCTGTGGACCCTGGTGGAGGATCCCGACACCAACCACCTCATCTGCTGGAGCGCC actgggACGAGTTTCCACGTGTTTGACCAGGGACGCTTCGCCAAGGAAGTCCTGCCCAAATActtcaaacacaacaacatggcCAGCTTCGTCCGGCAGCTCAACATGT atggttTCCGTAAGGTCGTGAACATTGAGCAGAGCGGTCTGGTGAAACCTGAGCGAGACGACACAGAGTTCCAACATCTTTACTTCCTCCAGGGACACGAACACCTGCTGGAGCACATCAAGAGGAAG gtttcCATAGTGAAGAGCGAGGAGACAAAAGTCCGTCAGGAGGATCTCAGTAAACTGCTGTACGAGGTTCAGCTGCTGCGAACGCAACAGGACAACATGGAGTGTCAGATGCAAGACATGAAACA gcAGAACGAAGTCCTGTGGAGAGAGGTGGTGTCCCTGAGACAGaaccacacacagcagcagaaggTCATGAACAag ctgattcagtttctgttcagccAGATGCAGTCCAACACACCCAGCTCTGTAGGCCTGAAGAGAAAACT GCCCCTCATGCTGGACGATGGTTCCCCCAGCCCTCCTGCCACCAAATTCAGCCATAGTCACCCGATGGAGCCGCTCCATGAGCCCTTCTACATCCAGTCG ccATCCAGTGAGAGCGCCTCCTGCTCTACCAGCGGGCTGACCGGAGGGCCAATCATATCAGACGTCACCGACATGTCCCAGGCCGGCATGGCCCTCCAGATGCAGCCCGATGAGACCCG AGAGAAGTGCATGATGCTGATCAAAGAGGAGCCGGTGAGCCcgggagtgagaggaggagcagggaaagGAGGCGGTGTGGGAGGAGGCGAGGCCGTGCCGCTCACCTCCTCCTGTGACGTCTGCTCCTCGGAGCCGCCCGTCCTGCCCGTGGCCATGGTCCAGTCCGTTCTGGAGGGGCGGAGCTCGGCGGCCTCCGTGGGCGAGAGGAGGAGCAAGAGAGCCGCCCTGGACAG agtggaGGTGTCTGATGCGGTGGAGAATGTGGACATGagcctggaggagctgcagcagctgctacTGAGGAGCCATCAACAGAGCGCAGTGGAGCCTGGGAGCACTGCTGTTATGGAt cccttCAGTTTAAGCCTGCCTCTGACCGAGTGGAACTTCACAGAGATGGAGTCCAACCTCAAATCA tacaTGTTTCAGAACCAGGAAGCGGAGGCCTTCCCAGCGACTGGCTGTGAAGAGCAGTGA